In Procambarus clarkii isolate CNS0578487 chromosome 25, FALCON_Pclarkii_2.0, whole genome shotgun sequence, the following proteins share a genomic window:
- the LOC123756351 gene encoding ADP-dependent glucokinase yields MLAWSVRTVTRAAMETGTVLSTVLSIVVIFAAFWYSGDDDGHAMLHKRLQHVLHAMLEVEEQHSVGEVRIAVGYGACKDVFVQGSDLMGIMTPPQRTAHFNRIDSIKQLKEMYALFYTAGSAAERYVGNETLFSEILAAAEAVSESYSALGGNAPVMASRFAFEGAKVLLAAKRSPYIMEKVHPSIVVGGVETDGDDDIHLILEYKAGERWGSYQAPRANRFIMHSDDSNPTLSTVEYFGEQLEAFKPHLFVVGGLQMMDNFPFPPGVREDRLLAVRDQMTSLPTSTRVHFEMASFTELDLLNGLIQHIIPYADSLGMNEQELPNLYSMMKYRNVSLVSDFNPRVAVVLDQMREVFQLLRATPEMGGRRRLTRLHLHTLAYQTIMVWKDSQWTNTRAAATKAALTANRHVCGNPKINLEHARMLMDEGFTLSEAEGAGRVLFDTQQPVSCWTEYDGKVEVCIAPVLICTSVRQTAGGGDNISAAGLVLQV; encoded by the exons ATGCTGGCATGGTCAGTGAGGACAGTCACTCGTGCAGCTATGGAAACTGGTACTGTCTTATCCACTGTCCTCTCTATTGTTGTTATTTTCGCTGCTTTTTGGTATAGCGGCGATGATGACGGCCATGCGATGCTCCACAAAAGGCTGCAGCATGTCCTTCATGCCATGCTGGAG GTAGAAGAGCAGCATTCAGTAGGCGAGGTACGTATCGCAGTGGGCTACGGAGCATGTAAAGATGTATTTGTGCAAGGCTCCGATTTAATGGGCATTATGACACCACCACAACGTACAGCACACTTCAATCGTATAGACTCGATTAAACAACTCAAGGAAATGTATGCCCTATTTTATACAGCTGGATCGGCTGCAGA ACGGTATGTGGGAAATGAGACCCTCTTCAGCGAAATTCTGGCCGCAGCAGAAGCCGTTTCGGAATCGTACTCGGCCCTGGGAGGTAATGCACCAGTGATGGCTTCTCGATTTGCTTTTGAAGGAGCCAAGGTGCTTCTTGCAGCTAAGCGTAGCCCTTACATAATGGAGAAAGTTCATCCAAGTATTGTTG TTGGGGGTGTTGAAACAGACGGTGATGACGATATTCACCTCATATTGGAATACAAGGCAGGAGAAAGATGGGGCTCCTACCAGGCTCCTCGTGCTAACAG GTTTATCATGCATAGTGATGATAGCAACCCAACTTTAAGCACTGTGGAATATTTTGGTGAACAGCTGGAAGCGTTTAAGCCGCATTTGTTTGTGGTTGGGGGACTGCAAATGATGGATAATTTTCCATTTCCTCCAG GGGTACGGGAAGACCGCCTGCTTGCTGTAAGGGACCAAATGACATCACTTCCAACTAGTACTAGAGTTCACTTTGAAATGGCCTCGTTCACTGAACTGGATCTGCTGAATGGGCTCATCCAACATATTATTCCATATGCAGATTCTCTAGGGATGAATGAACAG GAGTTGCCAAACCTCTACAGCATGATGAAGTACAGAAATGTTAGTTTAGTGTCAGATTTTAACCCTCGTGTAGCAGTGGTACTTGACCAGATGAGGGAGGTTTTCCA ACTGCTCAGAGCCACACCAGAGATGGGTGGACGGCGTCGACTGACGAGACTGCACCTGCACACTCTTGCCTATCAAAccattatggtgtggaaggactcACAGTGGACCAACACCCGAGCTGCTGCAACCAAAGCTGCACTAACTGCTAATCGCCACGTTTGTGGTAATCCTAAG ATCAACTTGGAACATGCTCGTATGCTGATGGATGAAGGCTTCACATTGTCTGAAGCTGAAGGTGCTGGAAGGGTCTTGTTTGACACTCAGCAGCCCGTATCGTGCTGGACTGAGTATGACGGAAAAGTTGAG GTATGCATTGCCCCAGTTCTGATCTGTACATCAGTTCGgcaaacagctggtggaggagacAACATATCCGCCGCAGGGTTAGTCCTTCAGGTATAA
- the ND-24 gene encoding NADH dehydrogenase [ubiquinone] flavoprotein 2, mitochondrial — protein sequence MFSLLAKTLSSSSAARGVRHIHRSTAVCSDVLFVHKDTEKNNIDTPFEFTPDNLKRAKAIISIYPDGHKKAAVIPLLDLAQRQVGNWLPITAMHVVAKLLDMPRMRVYEVATFYTMFMRNPVGKYHLQVCTTTPCWLRGSDDIMAAVKDKLGIQPGETTKDGLFTLSEVECLGACVNAPMIQINDDYYEDLEVADAQEILDTLAAGKKPKAGPRNGRFAAEPVGGLTSLTTPPPGPGFRVRDDL from the exons GCGAGGGGTGTGCGTCACATCCACCGCAGTACTGCTGTCTGTAGTGATGTACTCTTTGTC CACAAGGATACAGAAAAGAACAATATTGACACGCCATTTGAGTTTACCCCAGACAATTTAAAG CGAGCCAAGGCCATCATCTCGATCTACCCAGATGGTCATAAAAAAGCTGCAGTTATTCCCTTGCTGGATTTGGCACAGCGACAGGTTGGCAACTGGCTGCCAATAACGGCTATGCATGTCGTGGCAAAGCTGTTGGATATGCCAAGGATGAGAGTGTACGAAGTTGCAACTTTTTACACTATGTTTATGAG AAATCCTGTAGGCAAATACCACTTACAAGTATGCACCACCACCCCATGCTGGCTACGGGGATCAGATGACATTATGGCAGCTGTCAAAGACAAGCTTGGCATTCAGCCAGGAGAGACAACCAAAGATGGCCTCTTCACACTTTCAGAGGTGGAGTGTCTTGGAGCATGTGTTAATGCACCCATGATTCAGATAAATGATGATTATTAT GAAGATCTTGAGGTAGCAGACGCTCAGGAAATTCTAGACACCTTAGCTGCTGGGAAGAAGCCTAAAGCTGGCCCACGAAATGGCCGTTTTGCTGCGGAACCAGTCGGAGGTCTCACTTCTCTAACTACACCCCCACCAGGACCAGGATTTAGG GTTCGTGATGATTTGTGA